The following nucleotide sequence is from Syntrophales bacterium.
GACTGCTTTTTGACGGCAAGGGCAACGCCCCGACTGAAGAGGTTATAATAAAGTTGAGTGAAAACCCTCTGATCTATATTGTGGATGGCGTCTCCGAAGAGGAAATCCCGCACAGACCCTAATGCTTTTTTGCCATGTTAATAAGCTGACAGACTCTCTTCAGGTAGAGCTCCCAGACTTTGAGCTCTCGAGAAGACGCAAAACCCTGTCTCAATATTTCCGGCCTTGGAAACAGTGTCTCAAGGATGGAGTAAATCCGCGCCCATAATCCCCTGTCGGGGGAAAAGAGAAAAAGGGCGGCCCATTTTGGCAGGGGTCCCTTTTTTAGCCTCTCTTTCAGCAATTTTTTTTCCAGGAAGTTGAGTTCCCCCAACTTCAGGGCCCGGCTGACTTCCTGTGGGAAGGGAAAACCAAATATATGGCGGATCAGGAAAAAGATATATGAAACAGATTTTTCCTGGCCCATATACCGGACTCGATCAATGAGCGCCTCCCAGTCAGGCTTCTCCCAGCCGGCGAGCAGACTCTTGATATCCACCAGCCAGATCAGTCTTTCTGCATTGTGCTTAAGCGCGTGAAGGCTCAAGATTATAACCTGATCATATTTGTTTAAAGACAGGACTTCCTCGCCCTCAAAGTCCATGCTCCGGGCATTCGTATAGAAATGACTCTGTCCCCGGGCAAGAATAAACTTTCGCGCCCCAATGCGTTCAGCCCCGAGAATGTGAAAGTGAAGATCAATGGTTGTGCGCCCCCTTCGGAAAGTACCCGGATAAACCGGATCGCTCCGGTAGCCCAGGGCAGTCAGTGTCCGGATAATTTCCCTGTGATCCCTGTCAAGTATCCAGAGATCGATGTCGGTTAGTTGCCTCAGGCCGA
It contains:
- a CDS encoding nucleotidyltransferase family protein, encoding MISLEQKILACSAELYPDSYQQQKLQRLMLRCMDVDHLIGTAFDEGVAGLLYKNLTKSNLPDILDKKQRETLRNLYHGNVVFNLKLIHDFKEILHRLNQKKIKVVPLKGIILLKQVYRDIGLRQLTDIDLWILDRDHREIIRTLTALGYRSDPVYPGTFRRGRTTIDLHFHILGAERIGARKFILARGQSHFYTNARSMDFEGEEVLSLNKYDQVIILSLHALKHNAERLIWLVDIKSLLAGWEKPDWEALIDRVRYMGQEKSVSYIFFLIRHIFGFPFPQEVSRALKLGELNFLEKKLLKERLKKGPLPKWAALFLFSPDRGLWARIYSILETLFPRPEILRQGFASSRELKVWELYLKRVCQLINMAKKH